GGGCGACTACGCTCAGGCGCACGGCGTCAGGCTCGCCTTTGAACCCCTCAATCGCTTTGAAACCGACATGGTCAACATCGTAGACCAGGGCCTTGCCCTGATCGAGGCGGTCGGCAGCCCGGCCGTCGGTCTCCACCTGGACACCTTCCACATGCACCTGGAAGAAAAAGATTCGGCCGCCGCCATTCGCCGCGCCGCCGCCCACATCTTCCACTTCCACGCCTGCGAAAATGACCGCGGCGTGCCGGGGACGGGCCAGGTCCACTGGCGCAGCGTCGCCGAGGCGCTGCGCGACGTTGATTACCAGGGCGCGGTGGTCATCGAATCCTTCACCCCCCAGGTGCAATCCATCGCCCGCGCCGTCTGCATCTGGCGCGAAATCGCTCCTGATCAAGACAGCATTGCCCAAGAAGGGCTGGCCTTCTTACGCCAACTGATGAGCGCGTCTCTATGAACGAACCATCGTCCCCCACCAGCACAAACCCACAGCCCATCCTGGAGGTGCGCCAGATTACCAAGCGCTTCCCTGGCGTGGTTGCGCTCAATGATGTGTCGCTGCCCTTCTTCCCTGGAGAGGTCCATGCCATCGTTGGCGAAAATGGCGCGGGCAAATCCACACTGATGAAGATCATGGTCGGGGCCTACATACC
Above is a genomic segment from Candidatus Leptovillus gracilis containing:
- a CDS encoding sugar phosphate isomerase/epimerase — protein: MKFGANTFIWESPFSTDTHLYLIDKARQMGFDLLEIAVEDPALVDVAALRQAAQAAGMGIIVCGAFGPDRNLSSADESIRQNAEGYLGWLIDAAAELESPVVAGPMYSAVGKERLATAVARQQEWDRAITGLQKWGDYAQAHGVRLAFEPLNRFETDMVNIVDQGLALIEAVGSPAVGLHLDTFHMHLEEKDSAAAIRRAAAHIFHFHACENDRGVPGTGQVHWRSVAEALRDVDYQGAVVIESFTPQVQSIARAVCIWREIAPDQDSIAQEGLAFLRQLMSASL